The following proteins are encoded in a genomic region of Sorangiineae bacterium MSr12523:
- a CDS encoding SUKH-3 domain-containing protein, with protein sequence MSNAAYKALAEFGGLKMDISGPGVDFAKGSFQLDPTLALGEEDRFGTYENRSRRLYPLGEAYGGNPFLGIDEQGCVFVLMDEASRIGRSIEEALEGLLLGRKMCD encoded by the coding sequence ATGAGCAATGCCGCGTACAAGGCGCTCGCCGAATTCGGGGGGCTGAAGATGGATATCAGCGGCCCTGGCGTTGACTTTGCGAAAGGCTCATTTCAACTAGACCCCACGCTCGCTCTGGGGGAAGAAGATCGGTTTGGGACTTATGAGAATCGCTCACGTCGTCTTTATCCGCTTGGGGAAGCATATGGCGGAAACCCCTTCCTTGGCATAGACGAACAGGGATGTGTATTCGTCCTTATGGACGAAGCGAGCCGAATCGGGCGCTCAATCGAGGAAGCACTGGAAGGCCTCCTTCTCGGCCGTAAGATGTGCGATTGA